A window of the Polaribacter batillariae genome harbors these coding sequences:
- a CDS encoding HAD family hydrolase, translating into MFQHIKVIAFDADDTLWINETYFREAEEEFAKLLSKYETKNKIDQELFKTEIKNLVYYGYGVKGFMLSMVECALELSNYKIPQKTIEKILNIGKEMLDKPIELLPRIEEVLASLQGKYKLIVATKGDLLDQERKLEKSNLLKYFHHIEVMSDKKEKDYTKLINHLDIQPKEFLMIGNSLKSDVLPLLKIGASAIHVPFHTTWVHEEVSQKEQENSEYVTLTNISEVLSLI; encoded by the coding sequence ATGTTTCAACATATAAAAGTAATTGCTTTTGATGCAGATGATACTTTATGGATAAACGAAACTTATTTTAGAGAAGCCGAAGAAGAATTTGCCAAACTATTATCTAAATACGAAACGAAAAACAAAATCGATCAAGAACTTTTTAAAACCGAAATAAAAAATTTAGTTTATTATGGTTATGGTGTTAAAGGATTTATGCTGTCTATGGTAGAATGTGCTTTGGAACTTTCTAATTATAAAATACCACAAAAAACCATCGAGAAAATTTTAAACATTGGTAAAGAAATGCTCGACAAACCCATTGAACTTTTACCTAGAATCGAAGAGGTTTTAGCATCTTTGCAGGGTAAGTACAAATTAATCGTGGCTACCAAAGGCGATTTGTTAGACCAAGAAAGAAAGCTAGAGAAATCGAACTTGTTAAAATATTTCCATCATATAGAAGTTATGAGCGACAAAAAAGAAAAAGATTATACAAAACTAATCAATCATTTAGATATTCAACCAAAAGAGTTTTTAATGATTGGAAATTCATTAAAATCAGATGTTTTACCATTGCTAAAAATTGGTGCATCTGCAATTCATGTTCCTTTTCATACCACTTGGGTACACGAAGAGGTTTCGCAAAAAGAGCAAGAAAATTCGGAATATGTTACCTTAACAAATATCAGTGAAGTTTTATCGCTCATTTAA